The Lewinellaceae bacterium nucleotide sequence TGCCCAAAGAACCCATTACTGCTTTGATGGGCATCGTAGTGGAGCACTCACAAGTGAGCATTCAGGGGACCGGGCTTCATGCCGGGGGGCCGCTGCTCATTACCCATTGGGGCATGAGCGGACCCGCCATTTTGAAATTATCGGCTTTTGGGGCAAGGTTGCTGAGCGAGATGAACTACAGGTTCAATGTCCAGGTAAATTGGGTCAATGAGAAAAACTTTGAGCGGGTCAGCGAAGCCTTGAATCAAATTGTACATTCCCATCCCAATAAAATACTTTCGAATGTTCGTCCCTATTTTTTACCGGAGCGGTTATGGCTTTACCTGTTGGGAAAATGCGATTTTCCCGAAAACAAAAGGTGGAGCGAATTGGGCAAAAAAGGCATCAACAAACTCGTAACAGTGCTCACTAATGACGTTTATGCCGTCAGTGGAAAAACGACCTTCAAAGAAGAATTTGTCACCTGTGGAGGCATCAGCCTGGAAAGTGTGGACTTCAATACCATGCAGAGCCTGGTTTGCCCAAACCTCTATTTCGCCGGGGAGCTTTTAGACATCGATGGCATCACCGGAGGCTACAATTTCCAGGCGGCATGGACGACAGGGTTCATTGCAGGAAAGCTGGGATGATCCTTTTGTCCATAGCCTTAGGCGTTCCGCTCTTTTTCTTCACTTTTTGAATAATGTTTCTAATGAAGGCGTTCGAATCACTTTTTAGCGACCTTTTTGCCTTTTTTTGCGGGTTCATTTTTAAAAACAACTATACTCAATGCCGGCAGAGTCACCTCTATCGAAAAAGGTCTGCCGTGATGCCCTTCCTCTGAAGCAGTCAGGGTGCTATTAGCATCCATTCCATCTCCTGCATAATCTTCATCGGTACTGTTGAGTACTTCTTTCCATTTTCCTTCCATGGGTACGCCAATCCTGTATCCCTGGCGCACTACAGGTGTGAAATTGCATACAATAACGAGGGTATCTTTTTCATCTTCCGATTTTCTCAGGAAAGCAACGACACTTTGATTGCTGTCGGTGCCATCGATCCATTCGAAACTTCGGTAATCGAACTGGTATTCAGACAGGGCGGGTTCTTTTTTATAAAAATCATTGAGTTTTTGCACCCATTTTTGCACCCCTTTATGATTATCGTATTGGAGCAGGTGCCATTCCAGTCCCACCTCGATGTTCCATTCGGTCGTTTGTCCGAATTCACCTCCCATAAACAGCAGGTTGGACCCCGGGTGCATCCACTGCATCCCGAAAAGCAGCCTTAGGTTGGCAAACCGTTGGGCTTCATCGCCCGGCATTCTCGTGAAGAGTGTACCCTTTCCATGCACCACCTCATCATGTGAAAGCGGAAGCATATATTTCTCAGCGAAGGCATAGGTGAAACTAAAAGTGATTTTATTTTGGTGGAATTTCCTGAATAATGGATCGATTTTAAAATACTCCAGCGTGTCATTCATCCAGCCCATCATCCACTTCTGGTCAAACCCAAGACCATCCCATTCCACGTCCCGGGTCACGCCGGGCCAATCCGTTGATTCTTCTGCAATAACGACCGTCCCCGGGTATTCCCGATGAATGGCCATATTTAATTCTTTGACAAAATCAATGGCTTCCAGGTAACCGTTGCCGCCGTATTTATTCGGGGTCCACTGGCCTTCCTCCCGGGAATAGTCCAGATGAATCATGGAGGCCACAGCATCCACCCTGATGCCATCGGCATGGTAATATTCCAGCCAGAACATGGCATTGGAGAAAAGGAAATTCCTCACTTCCTTACGCCCATAATCAAAAATAAAACTCTGCCAGTCGGGATGAAATCCCTTCTGGGGATCAGCATGTTCATAGAGGTGTGTGCCGTCAAACCATCCCGGACCGTGCGCATCTGTAGGGAAATGCGAAGGCACCCAGTCAAGGATCACCCCGATGCCGGCCTGGTGGAATTTATCGATGAGAAACATCAGGTCTTCCGGTTTGCCAAAGCGGCTGCTTGGTGCGTAATACCCGGTGATCTGGTATCCCCATGAATGAAAATAGGGGTGCTCCATCACAGGCATGAGCTCCACATGTGTAAAGCCCATTTTTTTAACATAAGGCACGAGTTCACGGGCCATCTCCTGGTAGGTCAGCGATTCGTCGCCGTTATTTTTCTTTTTCCAGGAACCAATATGCACTTCATAAACCGAAAAACCGGTATCGGCCTTGCGATTTTTCATCCATTCATCGTCTTTCCACTTGTAATTCAGGTCCCAGACGACAGAAGCTGTATTGGAAGGCACTTCCCAAAGCCGAGCATAAGGGTCCCCTTTATCGAGTAATTGTCCTGTATTGGATTGGATGCGATATTTGTAAACGGTCCCTTTATTGAGCCCGGGAATAAACCCTTCCCAAATGCCTGATTGATCCAGCCGGGGAAAAAGTTTATGGGTCTGATCGTCCCATTCATTGAAGTCCCCAATAACGGAAACATAACGCGCATGGGGTGCCCATACGGCAAAATGAGTACCTTGCTCACCATCCAGTTTGAGGGGATGGCTTCCTAAATTCTGATAGGCACGAAAATGATTGCCCGACCGGAAAAGGTAAAGATCGTAATCGGAAAAAAGCGAATGTGGTTTGACGTTTGACATGGTGTAAACTTACGGAATTTTTTCGATTAAATAATCTATAAAAAATGAATAAAAGCCCGGTTAGTTGTTATACTAACCGGGCTCCTTCAATGAGTAAAAATCGATTTTTACTTTTTAATCATACCTAGCAACCAAACCAGCAAACCGCCGCCGACGACTGCTGTAATGATTGAACCCAGGAGCCCACCATTGGTGGAAATACCCAAAAGACCAAAAACCCAGCCACCGAGAATTCCTCCGATGATACCGACAACGATATTACCCAAAATCCCGAATCCGCCGCCTTTAAAAAGGGTGCCCACCAGCCAGCCGGCTAATGCACCTACTAAAATGAAGTAAATAAAACCTCCCATAATGAATTGATTTGGTGAATAATTCGATTTTCTGTCCCTGCAATATAATAAATTTTATTGTAGAAATGAGTAAAAATTACCCAATCTAATGTTCCGGCAGGTAAGCATCAATAAAAACATCTGTCGTTGTTACCCGGGTGCACAGGCTGTCGACAGCCGTCTGTGGCAGGAAAATGCGGCCGACTGATTTGGCTAAAATGGTAAAACCGCTCTCACGGGAATGTGCCGTTTCAAGGATGGCTACAC carries:
- a CDS encoding NAD(P)/FAD-dependent oxidoreductase — protein: MNNKNIAIIGGGAAGFFSAIAVKENYPDARVVIFEKSPKLLSKVKVSGGGRCNVTNGCTSISELSEAYPRGGKKLKKAFRIFNTRHTMEWFESRGVPLVTQEDNCVFPVSQDSQSIIDCFMKEAKKKGIQIVTGVGIKSIKPAGGKLELSFAEEISSTNVFDKVIVATGGSPKRKGLEWLESLGHKIEEPVPSLFTFNMPKEPITALMGIVVEHSQVSIQGTGLHAGGPLLITHWGMSGPAILKLSAFGARLLSEMNYRFNVQVNWVNEKNFERVSEALNQIVHSHPNKILSNVRPYFLPERLWLYLLGKCDFPENKRWSELGKKGINKLVTVLTNDVYAVSGKTTFKEEFVTCGGISLESVDFNTMQSLVCPNLYFAGELLDIDGITGGYNFQAAWTTGFIAGKLG
- a CDS encoding GlsB/YeaQ/YmgE family stress response membrane protein, producing the protein MGGFIYFILVGALAGWLVGTLFKGGGFGILGNIVVGIIGGILGGWVFGLLGISTNGGLLGSIITAVVGGGLLVWLLGMIKK
- the glgB gene encoding 1,4-alpha-glucan branching protein GlgB; the encoded protein is MSNVKPHSLFSDYDLYLFRSGNHFRAYQNLGSHPLKLDGEQGTHFAVWAPHARYVSVIGDFNEWDDQTHKLFPRLDQSGIWEGFIPGLNKGTVYKYRIQSNTGQLLDKGDPYARLWEVPSNTASVVWDLNYKWKDDEWMKNRKADTGFSVYEVHIGSWKKKNNGDESLTYQEMARELVPYVKKMGFTHVELMPVMEHPYFHSWGYQITGYYAPSSRFGKPEDLMFLIDKFHQAGIGVILDWVPSHFPTDAHGPGWFDGTHLYEHADPQKGFHPDWQSFIFDYGRKEVRNFLFSNAMFWLEYYHADGIRVDAVASMIHLDYSREEGQWTPNKYGGNGYLEAIDFVKELNMAIHREYPGTVVIAEESTDWPGVTRDVEWDGLGFDQKWMMGWMNDTLEYFKIDPLFRKFHQNKITFSFTYAFAEKYMLPLSHDEVVHGKGTLFTRMPGDEAQRFANLRLLFGMQWMHPGSNLLFMGGEFGQTTEWNIEVGLEWHLLQYDNHKGVQKWVQKLNDFYKKEPALSEYQFDYRSFEWIDGTDSNQSVVAFLRKSEDEKDTLVIVCNFTPVVRQGYRIGVPMEGKWKEVLNSTDEDYAGDGMDANSTLTASEEGHHGRPFSIEVTLPALSIVVFKNEPAKKGKKVAKK